In a single window of the Neodiprion virginianus isolate iyNeoVirg1 chromosome 1, iyNeoVirg1.1, whole genome shotgun sequence genome:
- the LOC124302198 gene encoding dynein axonemal intermediate chain 2-like, producing the protein METQYVYTKSRAQFGRWCSFSDSGPNTMVNIQSEPSLMHNFIRKNPITQGTQCSKIFAQHEVNTTTATYKEGGMHHVEGGWPKDVNTHDLEQTVRYRRKIEKDELYIHTMLQLLPPMEHYILQNNVCDIYEQYFHDTEAAPLVQKTFSRTVNVYRDPLPVKRSITHMSWSPDQGTRLAVSYCDTDFKRTMNSSPYSYIWDVENPNNPFMALKPFCPNLTMEYNPKDSNALVSGMTSGQVASWDIRRGSEPVETSLVEHSHREPCSKVLWINSKTGTEFFSASNDGQIKWWDTRKLQSPTENLVIDLLKPEEQDVGRATGISALQFEPSMGTRFMCGLENGLVISGNRKGKTPGEKIATRFKAQYGPVISVERNPTFVKNFLTVGDWTARIWSEDCRESCIAWTPGHRDLLTSGAWSATRFSVFFLTKMDGTLDVWDILVQQDSPVLSVKVCDEALTCIRPHVEGNLAAVASRNGTAYLVEFSEALTINQKNDKLLLTALLERETRREKVIEAKNRETRLKLKTGRLEAETETQESLNAKLDASKAIESQKATEADPLIIQCELDYQQAVDAEIVRQTSMENSEVNNNTVQNGLPAAH; encoded by the exons atggaaacgcAATACGTGTACACAAAAAGCCGGGCCCAATTTGGACGCTGGTGTTCCTTCTCTGACAGCGGTCCCAATACGATGGTCAACATTCAGTCGGAACCATCCCTGATGCACAATTTCATCAGAAAAAATCCTATCACCCAGGGCACGCAATGTAGCAAAATATTCGCCCAGCACGAG GTAAACACGACAACGGCAACGTACAAGGAGGGCGGTATGCATCACGTCGAAGGTGGATGGCCGAAGGACGTGAACACTCACGATTTGGAACAGACGGTTCGTTACAGACGTAAAATAGAGAAGGACGAACTGTACATTCACACGATGCTTCAGTTGTTACCG CCCATGGAACATTACATCCTGCAAAACAACGTTTGCGACATATACGAGCAGTATTTTCACGACACAGAGGCAGCCCCGTTGGTTCAAAAGACTTTCTCGAGAACTGTCAATGTCTACAGAGATCCTCTACCCGTAAAACGTTCCATCACCCACATGTCCTGGTCTCCCGATCAGGGAACGAGACTCGCTGTAAGTTATTGTGATACGGATTTCAAGAGGACGATGAATTCCAGCCCATATTCTTACATTTGGGACGTAG AAAATCCGAACAATCCGTTCATGGCTCTGAAACCCTTCTGCCCGAACCTGACTATGGAATACAACCCAAAAGACAGTAACGCGCTGGTTAGCGGCATGACGTCCGGGCAAGTTGCGTCTTGGGATATTCGACGGGGTTCGGAACCAGTCGAAACAAGCTTGGTCGAACACAGTCACCGAGAGCCGTGCAGCAAAGTTTTATGGATAAATTCAAAGACGGGGACGGAATTTTTCAGCGCTTCTAATGACGGACAG ATAAAATGGTGGGATACCCGAAAATTACAAAGTCCGACCGAGAATTTGGTTATTGATTTGCTCAAGCCGGAAGAACAGGATGTTGGCAGGGCGACAGGCATTTCGGCCTTGCAGTTTGAACCGTCTATGGGTACAAGGTTCATGTGTGGTTTGGAAAACG GGTTGGTGATATCCGGAAACCGTAAGGGAAAAACACCCGGAGAGAAAATAGCGACTAGATTCAAAGCCCAGTACGGACCAGTAATCAGCGTTGAACGTAATCCaacttttgtaaaaaattttttgaccgTCGGAGATTGGACGGCGAGAATTTGGTCTGAGGATTGTAGGGAATCGTGTATTGCGTGGACACC AGGCCATAGAGATTTATTGACTAGCGGTGCTTGGAGCGCAACTCGGTTTTCCGTATTTTTTCTAACCAAAATGGACGGGACTTTGGATGTGTGGGACATACTTGTGCAGCAAGATTCGCCTGTTCTCAGCGTTAAG GTTTGCGACGAGGCTCTGACTTGCATCAGGCCTCACGTGGAAGGTAATCTTGCTGCGGTAGCCAGCAGAAATGGAACAGCGTACCTAGTCGAGTTTTCCGAGGCTCTGACGATTAATCAAAAAAACGACAAGCTTCTATTGACTGCG CTATTGGAAAGAGAAACGCGGAGAGAAAAGGTGATCGAGGCTAAAAACAGGGAAACGCGTTTGAAACTGAAGACCGGGCGGCTCGAGGCGGAAACGGAGACGCAAGAAAGTTTGAACGCAAAGCTGGATGCGAGCAAAGCGATAGAGAGTCAAAAAGCAACGGAGGCAGATCCACTTATAATACAGTGCGAGTTGGATTACCAGCAAGCCGTTGACGCG GAAATAGTACGGCAAACTTCGATGGAAAATTCTGAAGTGAATAACAATACAGTGCAAAATGGATTGCCCGCAGCTCATTGA
- the LOC124310317 gene encoding tyrosine-protein kinase receptor torso-like: MIMRKYYPMSYGARVPKVEFHQVVDLERRSYRALVPEVKFHQKIRRKQGLPFNYYIPSVFSPTDILCDSDTVTVTDLLNFGRQKATGMEFLSSNRVVHRDLAARNVLVCDDKTVKISDFGLSRDIYQENVYKKQGNGRLPVKWMAIEALTHQVYSTHSDVWSFGILLWEIVTLGCSPYPGIPTNKVLTKLRTGYRMERPANCSVALYNVMLSCWQTKPKDRPTFTALRQELDKLLSVAAENEYLDLNDVSRGTPPDDTILKIPNSCSAYSEHQQRYVNEFEPKIVKE; this comes from the exons ATGATAATGAGGAAATACTATCCAATGAGCTATGGAGCGCGTGTCCCtaaagtcgagtttcaccaggtggtggaccttgagcgcagaaGCTACAGAGCGCTCGTCCcggaagtcaagtttcaccag AAAATTCGTAGAAAACAAGGATTACCATTCAACTATTACATTCCAAGCGTTTTCTCGCCAACAGACATTCTTTGCGACTCTGACACGGTGACAGTGACAGACCTGCTGAACTTTGGCCGACAGAAAGCGACGGGAATG GAGTTCCTATCATCGAACAGAGTGGTTCACAGAGACCTGGCAGCCCGGAACGTCCTCGTATGCGACGACAAAACCGTCAAGATATCGGACTTCGGGCTGAGCCGAGACATCTATCAGGAGAACGTTTACAAGAAACAGGGAAACGGACGACTTCCGGTGAAGTGGATGGCCATCGAGGCGCTCACTCACCAGGTCTACAGCACCCACAGCGACGT ATGGTCCTTCGGCATTCTCCTCTGGGAGATAGTCACTCTGGGCTGCAGTCCGTATCCGGGAATACCGACGAACAAGGTGCTGACCAAACTGCGAACGGGGTACAGAATGGAACGACCCGCCAACTGCAGCGTCGCACT GTACAACGTGATGCTGTCCTGCTGGCAAACGAAGCCCAAAGATCGACCGACCTTCACAGCCCTGCGACAAGAGCTCGACAAACTGCTCAGCGTAGCTGCGGAAAATGAGTACCTTGATCTCAACGATGTATCAAGAGGGACGCCGCCTGACGAcacgatattaaaaattccTAATTCGTGTTCCGCTTATTCTGAACACCAGCAGAGATACGTCAACGAGTTTGAGCCGAAAATCGTTAAAGAATGA